ATACTACTAATTAAGGATGAATAAGCTCGGGTGTTTTGCATTCGATAATAAACAGATTACGATTGTATTGGAGTgtcgagatttttttgttgcaatttttaaatttttcgtgAGAGTAAATCGATTTTTAAGGAAGGAAAGGGGTGGTGGGGTCACGATCGATTTTATTTAagatgtttaattaattttcagacgTTTATACAGCCTCATGCCATGGCAATATCACCAAACGGGACAGAGCTCTACGTTACCGAAATTGGGCCCAACAGGGTATGGAAATTCCACCTCGTCCGCGACCCATCACGCCAAGTAGACCCTCAGACCCTGATGAAAATTTGAACTTATAAAAAAGAAACTCATTAAAAAGATAATCCGAAAATACTTTGATAATACGGCTACAATTAACACGTCAGACTActcaggtaaaaaaaaaattcacaggtCATTTACAGCTGTCAATTCAAGAGCAAACCTGGCTTTCAAAATATATGTCGATCACGTACCAAAATATTCGCTGAATTGATGAGAAAACATCCCTAACAagtgaaaatacatttttgaTGTCGAGCAAATCTACACAAATGCATTTCCCTATCTGATGTCCGCGAAATACGAGGGGGAGTGGAAGCGATCGAACTATCCAATACTGAAATGAATATAGTTCGATGCAAAccgtaaaaaattcaatgatacaAACTTGATGCAAGAGAATGTCTTCAACAGCGGCAGCAAAAAATATCGATGATCAGATCAGAACTGATCAGAGATGAGGGACAACGCCGCGTCGATATGACTATTAACGCGAGTATCTGTTCCAAACtagaaaaaaagcaaaaaaaaaacaaaaaaaaatgaatagaaaaattgaatctgttaattctttaaaaaaatttattcttcgcatatttttcattaattttttacacgGACTTCATCCAAATTTTGGGGAAAGAAGAACTTGAAAAGGAGCGATTATTTTCACCTGTCAATATAGAATTTATGATACCAGGGATTTCAACGGGAAAAATAGACAAACCGAGCAAATTGACACcgataaaaattgcaaagtcgatgaaaattctccaccaaaagaccaaaaaaatcctaaatagTGATTATAGTTTATCATTGTAATCCAGACGATgcgattaaaattttaatgggCATTATAAAATCgcttcttaaaaattaaagtcCAGTTCTTCTGACCCAATTTTACAGAAGACAAACAACAAGAAAATATCCTACTACTGTTGTTTATTACTCTGTCAGCCCCGTAAGACCATTGAATCcactttaaatttttcaacttattccgatattattattttttaaaaattgtaacgaGCGAAAACAACGTACACGCACACTTAtcgcacacgagtcagtcgcgtggcaacatttttttcaatctacaTATGTTCACTCTTCAATGACGCGAATGAAGAATTTGAGAGCatgaagattgaaaaaaaaaccacgcgCGGTTTAACGCACAGAAgacataaaattatattttaacttGATATATTTTTAGACATAATTGCAGGCACTAATTAATCAAGACTCAATAATAAATGTTTAGGTGCCACTGGTGATTAACAAATTATCCACAAAAAATGGTGCTATTAATATGTCTACAATATTACAATTTTGgttgatttattataaatatgaCAACAAAAATTGAACAGAATTTCGATTACTTGATAATAATagtactaataataataatttaggtGAGCagtaatgattaattaactaTTGACCATACAACTCAAGAATTAAGTTTTCCGCGAATATCATACAATAcaataatgatgataataattgaaaacaaaaaaaaatttgccccTTAAAAAATGTGACGAGTGGTGCGCCATTTCGAAGTGAATGTCAATCCGAATTTCTAGATCTCTTCGGTACGAATTAAACGAGAATACATTTGCACTGAGTTTTTCGAAATTCTTGAATAATTGCGAACTGCTGAATTGTTTCTTAATAAAAATCGTGAGAAAAAATGCTTCATTTTCTGTCCACAATCATAAATTTGAGATGATCTGACAACTATCgttgggtgaaaatttcaaaattcaacaTTGATGGAGATAATTATCGTTAATTTACGAACatctaaattttcatttagagAATTTAATTGGAGTTCTGTACCACGTGCTTCTGGATAAATAGGAAAATTCCAGAAACGAGTGCCTTGAAACGcctatgaaaaaaaaggaaaaaaaacggTTGGAAATGGACAACTTTTGCGATACGCAACGTTCAAAATGACTCATTCGACGTTTTCCAGAAGCTCATGATTTTGAACCcaatttacataaattttaaaattctttTGGAGTATGTGCAGCTTTTGAAGGAGAATACGACTAAAATTGTATTAAATCTCTCATTACAAGTGGTAATAATTCCGGAAATATTACTGTTTAACTTGCAAATGATATCACAAGGGGGCTAGTGGTACAGGCAAACTAAACAGACTCACCGAGTGGAAAAAAGGCTCCGTACGTCCCCAAAGAACCTCAGGCTCCTGTCCCTCTCGTTTGGTTTATATAGACTTATTTCAGGAGGAATGTTAAATTatacaaaaatttatatacTCGATCCAAAGGACCGAGATTGACTCAGAAATATTGTCATTACTTCTTATttctaatttaattaacaaatgtaAAAAGCCGAGTAGGCTATACATGGCAATCCATAAAAGAAAAAACCACTGTTTAACGTAAAATTATCTAGAGATAAAAATACTTGAGGAAGTGGCCATGATAGGGTACGAAATTGAAAAAcacttgaaaataaatgattgcGATAAAGCATAGTCTTCTAGGTTACTcaacagggaaatattctgAAATTAAAATCGATCTACAACTCTCAAATTAAACactgaaatgaataaaattaattacgacCGAATGACTCATTCAAccagataattaaattatgaagTTGATTATTTCAgagaattcttcaattttcaatgaaagctTCGATCTGTAGAAAATTGAACATTGATTATTAAGGAGACAGTAATAATCGAAGATACATTAATGACacactaaaaaattataataagatTTTAAAAGTCACCCAACGTATTTTGAAAGCGGAAGTACAGaatattgatgatttttgATGTGTATTCAACTGAACTCTATTTCAAAGTGATGAcagaaatttaaatattgtAATCAGCTCTGTTGCGAAATGATCAACTTGGgtagacgaaaaaaattattttagaattcttcttcagtaattttttcatgacacCCAGCAGTACTTCTTCAGTACTGCTGAACTTCCTacgaaaaatactgaaaaagaattataaaattatgagCTGCTATTTTTTGTAATATCACAAAatcaaatgtaaaaaattgtagtTCAACATATCAGAATATGATGCATTCGAACAGATAAATCTCCCTCTCTTCTTGATAGGTACCTGGTACATCGCTACAGAGTTGAATTACTGATGTTGACGAAGAGCTGCTTCTTCAGACGAAATTCCGTAatttaacaatgaaaatttcgctCAATTTTTTGTCTGTATTGCAGTTTGTGTGAAAGCAAATCACTTGAATGTTTATAGCAATAATTGTAATAGGCAATAGTAGTGATAACGAAATCACAATAATCCTGGATGACAcactaattgaaaaaatgaatatttctggATATTTATGATTCTATATGacgttttaaaaattatcccgTAGTTTTTCGCAAAAAAACGCGGGTGCCAAGTTGTACTGAATTGCACATGACTGTAtagcaaaaaaatgaaagttgaaaatttaattagctCGGTGATTAAAATATAGAgtaatattgaaatttcacattttctgaAAAGCAGAGCAAGTTTAGGTGATTGTTTGTGGACTTTGATGTTGAAATTCATGGAATTATCTATGATTTTCCAAGGTCATATACATTTCTAGGTACATTTGTGATAAATCAGCTGCAGAAGTAACCGAGTATTTGTGATTCACTAGCATTTCGGTCAGAATTTAAGGCTCTGCATACTTGAGATAAATTCAGacctttcatttgaaatttgtaCTGGACACCAGTATTAATTGCATTGGATGAACATTTTTcgaagagtaaaaaaattatgagaattgtcttaaaattgtttactgcaaaataattgaaatgtaTTTGTAAAAAGCTCCGCTGGAATTAACGATATTTGAAGGATTTCCAGTTGAAGGAATCTCTGACTTGATTTCCTCTCCTCGAAtaccattaaaatttcaataaaaatcatgttATCTGTCATTGACACTGATAACTTCAGAAATTAGTCGAATTAACAAAATGAACAGAATTATGACAGAAGTGAAAACCTACGGTGATATTCCCTGTAACACTGTGAAAAATGTTTCTATTGCTGCGGAAAAAAATAgctcgaaaatttttaattaattttctttgcaAACATTCCAAAAATGAGAGAATGAAGTAatgagacatttttattttacgttcagttgagagaatgaaaaaaaaataacaaacaatTTGAAAACTTCAAAACGCAATTACTTATGTGGCTGGAAAACATTGAATCAAATTTTAGTTATTTCCATCACTGAATCTCATTAATTCGGGGTATTCAGTAAATGATTAGGGATTTCTGCATTTTCAGTTATGAAAAACACAGAAACTCTCGCGAATGGAGTCCTAATTTACATGAAGAattcaaaatcaattaaaacttATCAATGCGGGATTTAGTGAggaaaattaatatcaatGCCTTCCAATTTTCCGTAGAACTCACTACTCAATGAAGCCACGTTAATCACAATACAAACCAAAAGACCTTCTTGGAAcgctaaattgaaaaaatttcaccaacaattgaaattttcgtttggctttcgatttgtcttcgctcGACACCAAACCAAAAGCAAAATGTGCCAATAACcacaaataaaagaaaaatgcaCGTTTGACCTCAATCATGAAATAgctataaacaataaaaatgtgtaaattataatttggaaaatgaataaaattgatttttgatcAAATTCCTTCAGTTCTTCATCAAGACTTTGGACTCCCAACTCTTACCATTCGAACCGCAATTTTCCCTTTTCttttaccgattttttttttctaatttctcgGTGGTCAGTCCTATTTTCAGCTAAGACTTCTCCATTTGCATCTGaatgaatcgaaaaaaattaaaacattcATACATCATAGTAATGTAAATTACAAAGGGTACGACGCGACGACTATGGCTGGTCACGCCACTGACGTGACTGCGATGCTGGGGACTAATGAAGACGTGCGGGACCAGTCGTCGTTTCTCTTTCAACCGGTCTCCCTCCACCCCATATTAACATccatccctctccctctcataCACCTCACGCACAAACAATCAGTCCTACtctcgacaaaaaaaatttattcccttTCTTTTAAACTGCCTCCCTGCCCCCACCCCACCACTTCCGCGCCCTCTGTCATCTCGCGCCTGTCGTCCATTTCCTGTCCActcttcccctcccccccccctccctccaatCATCATGGAACAGGTTTTATCCTCGTGACAAGAGGAAAGAGAAGAAGAGATTAAAGAAAAGGAGTAGAACGATTGCCAAAGAGGAGAACCGCCGCATTACCAGAAGCCCTAGATGCAGGAGTAAGTATGAAAATATCTAATTTCACCAGGGCACTGCCGGTTGTTGATTTCTCCGTAAAAATACCGCCTGTAGAGACGACAAGAGGTTATGCTCAACCCTTTGGTCCCATTGGATCAACCCATTGGTCATCCTCCAAGTGACATCGCCCATCAGTGAATGAACCCTCCTAATTTGTCCCTCGACATTTCCGTGTTCTTCAGTAATCCATCGTCATTCGGAAACAGATGTAAAATACCAGGGAATAATAATGAAACCAGAAAATGGCGGATTGCGAAGGGTAACAACCGACGAAGCGGGCCCGGTATATTGGCAGAAATTAAGTTGTTAAGACGATGCCTCGGGCGTAACCGTGGCCTCAGGATGGCTGAGAGAGAAAGGTCGAAGAGGAGAGATGAAGACAGACATATGTGATACCATATGAAGACAACGGTATCCTGTACTGCCACACGCTGAAGATAATGGCGGTCGGTGTTTTGTTGGCGATTGGAGGGGGAGGCCATTTCTGAGAATGTTAGAGaggtgattattatttttattattagtttGTTGAAGCGAAATTATGATTATGTCGAGGCGGTTTATTGGTATCAGTGAATTTCACATTTAGCAAATGAAACATTCATATTGGAAATGCGTGAAATAATTCCTGAAGGCAAATTCTAAGCTGGtgcaataatttaaaaaaaaatcagatttcCTTGCCCAACTTCATCAGTCCTATTCATCGTCATCGACACTATTGACAGATCATTCTCCCACCCGTACAACCTGTCATCGAtttccagaaatattttttcccactGGCTTCGAAAGCCCAACCATTTTACAACCAGAGCGGCCAAAGAACCAAAGAGCAGGTGCAAAGATTCATACGTTGGCCCGAGCATTCAGGGACGCCTCGACAGACCATAATTTTTTACCTCCCTGTCCTCTCTTCCCCATTAAAtccctttattttatttttctccttacATCGAAATAAAATCTGAGATGCCAATGAAAAGAGTGAGGCAACGACTGAGTGAAAAAGAAGTGGAGaatgagggagagagggcgaaTGACTGGAGGAAGCTCACGGTTGGAGTTAAACTAACATAACAGTGCGAAGGAGTACCGGAGGGACGAGAAAGCGTCGAAGGCAATAGTTACGAGGAACCCAAGGAGGCATTAACCGGCGCACCAAGGGACGGGACGCACCACTGGCTGGCCCTATGGACCCAGCGTGTGCGGCTCTGGTGGATGGTAGAGAGAGAAGAGAAGAGAAATGCTGTAAATGTGCGGCAAAAGGGCCCCAATGGAAACGAGAAGAAAACCCAGCGGCCACTTCTCTCTGACCGACTGTCTCTGTTTAAATGGACGGGGGAGAGcgagagggagatagagattGTCAGGAGGGATAAGAACAGCGTGGCGTGCACACGAACCTCGTCCTCCGGCACGTAGCCTACACTGACAGATACATCTTTATTGTTGCCCTGGCTCTCCTTACTCGATTCTTTCAACCTTCTTACCATTCTGTATCATATTCCTCGTAGTTTTTTTATCGCAGCCGTTTTTCAGATGACTTTTTGGTGTTTCGAGAGGATAAGTGGGAAAAATAGAGAATActgagtagattttttttctgacgtTTCTGAAGAATACactgtgattttattttaactaATTCCTACGACTTTCCCCcggattcatttttttcagttattaatttttttccaatccaCTTTTCCGGTGACAAAATATGAGAGTCAGGTTTgtgtaaaaatcaaaattgttcattttcatTGATATCCAAGAAGGAAAGGCATTGCCAATGAGGCATTCACGTGGCGAAAAAACTTATTTTGGCGAAAGTCGACTTTCCCTCTGAAGAATCTCAATATCTGAGTCCGGATCTGagtgaaaaagattttttcttCGACATTTCTATCACTCACTTACCGGACTGGTGCGTCCACTTTCCTGTTCAGCGGATTTGCAGACACCGCCGAATTctctagaaaaatatttctcacgtGTCTCCTAATTAGCACACAATCCCATTACTaaaattgcaataaataaCCTTCATCAAAACATCTCGATAAATCTCCCCCAAGAGtgatacaaaaaattaaaattcactcaCAAACAGAttacgaaaattcaaaaattaaaatatcttAATCTCCTCATCTAGCACTAGCCCATATCCCCTCCTCCCCCGCCCGTCGATTTTTCGTATACCGATCATCCACAAAAGAAATACATAAAAGCCGCCGCTACACATATAAATCAATGGATTTGTATCCCCAGCTTCGCTCTAAAGTGAGACATCATCGGTCAGTGTTAGTTGGATGCTGGGTCGGTGAATCGCTGAAAGCCACCACAAAAGCCTCCAGGTCAGGAGGAGAAAGCGTGAGGGGAGGGTGAGGTGTGTAAAAACGAGGGATACTGAAGAAGAAGTAGGCGGAGACTTGCTCGCCTCGCTATTCTACACTTTTTAcatctttttcatttatttttcaatgccgGATGCTCCTCtcgtttttcctttttcgcccGAAACTCCAACGCCAGAagagagggggagaaaaaattgttttgtcaGAACTCGAGGATTTTACACGCCCGGGAATTTAAGGGAATTGCAGTGGTTCATTATAGGAAACAAATGGAGAATTGGACTGACCCTTCAGAGCCACGTCAATCAAGGGAGTGTAGTATTGAACTTAATGAGGGTTAAGTGATGGATAGCGCGGAATAAGACGGGGGAATGGATAGGCGCCATAAATTCATTTACACGCCCGCATCGGAGTAATTGTCTGGGATACGCGAGAATTTGTGTTAATTGAGGTGTTGGGTTTTTATTTAGTGTCCAGGGTGGAAGGGCGGAAGTTAATAATGATCTTAAACTTCGAAAACGACTATCGGCACAAAAAATGTCGTCTCCGAGACGTCTCACTAGGACTTTTCACACCAGTGACAGTGACCGCGATTTGGCAGCTCGGGAAGCTCCAAGTCACgggagaaaaaattacatttttaagGGAGTCGAATTTCTAGATCAATCGAGGATTAGGGAAGCTACTGATTACTATTTAAAAtacttgatatgtgtggacataaattaataatgtgtCTATAGCTGTTTCCAGTCCATCttagtatgttatagtttttatagtttttcttcaaatagtaccaaaatgtttagaatggttttaataaatcgaaccagagaagaaacagaaaggatgaacaagggccttttgtcaaatgggtctggAGACATCGtacgagaaagatataccttctgcgtgcgataataaataatgaaagttaatagttaaatcgtttttatattactgagacaatccctatcaACAATCCAATAATTACCTTTCCATATATTTCTCCTTCCGTGTAATCTCCCACATAAACCAATCGCACCTCGATAGAGCCAGAGAtacagtgaaaaatattcataaatttcaGTTTAAATCCTTATCCaatgtcccccccccccccccaagtgGGCCTCAAATTCTTCGTTAATGCACCAATTAGCTAATTTATTAACTGCACCTGACGAAATGGTACTCCTCAGCTTTTCTCATTAGCCTTTAATCACTCGCCCTTACCCTAGTGGAATGTTTATCCgttatttccaataaaaaatccaaaatatatttaatactCCGAAAAGCATTGAATCAATCCACTTGAAATAGTCGTTGTATATCGACTCCTCCTAATTCTTCGATTACCCTTCCTCTTATTTTCCTCCTATTACTCCTCTCCCCTCGACGTTGTATGTTGGCACGCAATGGAccgagaaaatttaattcagtgACAAGTTTAACGCTGAGCCCACGGCCGAAGTATTAAGTTCCTCGGTCTTTCGCATTCAAACGTCCCTTCGAcgtttgtttaccaataataaattatcgatttaaatttatttatttattagcaTCTGTCCACCGTCGTCTGGAGGATACTCTGAAGAGCCAACGGACGGCGAGCCCGGCTGGAGAATTGGAGGGAATGATTTGCGATTTCTCGGGAAGGGGCAGGAGAGGAGGAACTGTTTTTGCCACTGGTTGTTTTCTTCTTGGTGTTTTCCATCTCGAGGCGTCGGTTGAGCACGAGATTCTTAAATCGAGATATCGGCGCCGCTACCCATGTACCAGCGTGGCGGACCTGTACTTTACCGCGCACGCCAGGATTATATACGGTCCTATCGTGCTGCAATGTTTTGCATGTCAAATACTTTGTTTTCCCTGTTTGTACGGAGAGTTTCATGGGTTTTCAGGATAAATTGCAGAATGCTCGAGTATTAATTAGGTTGATTATCGTTAGATGTGTATTAAGATGTGTGTAGGGGAATGGGTCCTTCCATTTTACTGTACGTGACGCCTGAAAAATAAGTCATtagtggaagaaaaaaattaaatggaaatcATTTTACCGTTTAGTAATTCAGTAgtcaagtggtaaaacgagatgatGAGTTGACTTATCTATCGGCTGAGCTTTTCAgagatatctccgaatctaatgaagatagcggaatttttgtaattacatttattgtagtactcaattccctccacaaaaaaggtcatgatAAATATGTTGATATCTTTTTTatattccgagatattcattaaaaactggtcaatagtcAAAACCTTTCTTGGCTCTTCGCTTCACATGAAGCAAAGGGACTATTCTTTCTGTTTTATATCGAATTACAATTGTTTGAACACATAAAATCTCATTACTACAGACTACTCTCAATGTTAATTTAACATTAGCATCTATGTCTTCAGTATCAAATCCCGCACCATAAAATCCCATAATTTCTACGGAAATTAGTAATAACCGTTCGGTAATCCCTGTCAACTAATAAAATCTAAAAGTCGGAACATTAAATTTCATGAACTTCTCTGGCTTTCACCccggaagtgaattaaattCATGATAATCTACTCCTCTACCCCGTGATTTCTAATTATTACTCCAGCTCCGTTAATACCTGAATCAGCTCACGACCCACGCCATCAACTAGCCCCGTGGACGAGCTCACATAAACATCGTTCTACTTGCGTAGGACGTTGAAACACAAATGCGAAAGGCCTCAGAGTCCTAACATGCATGCAGGTACTATATACAATGCTCTTTATTCACTCCTTGTTCAACGATCATTTTACGCTTTCGAGAATGACGTCTTTTACTGCATTGtgtatttttgtatttcaCCCTCCATCATTCATTCCCTTCTGATCCTGTTAGACTGAAGAGAAAGACATAAATGGGGCCATTATGAGAGCATCACTTTTCGTACGTATGAAAGAGGATATTCTAgtttctcagtttttttttttttattcttcgttCCGGGAAGGTATGATTCCCGATGAATAAGAGAAAATACAAGAATCACACTGTGTAATGCCCCATTCGGTTCAAGAGTTTAACAGTTGGGTACATGCGAATGGCCTTCGGAGCCACGAGTTTTCAACACCCACGGGGGCCCTATCGGCCATCTTGAATGCCTGATTTCTTCTCTCGATCCTCTTCCTCTTATTTATCcttcattttctctttttttcggctcttcCTTCCTCTGTAGTTCGCACGCAACTGAGCAGGAACATTTTATTCAGTGACAAGTTTCACGCTGCGGCCAGACGAGggggttttcatttttttttttttgtggcggTTTGATGCGACAGTTAAATAGAATCAACAGAAGAATAGATGTCTTTTTAAGTGCATACTGAATACTGGCGAAGTGGAAAAAGGGATTTCGATCGCGATGATTTTTCGGAGAAATCTTTCCTTTTTAAACGAACTGGACTATTTCACTGTTCGCGggtgggaaaatttttaaacatcAGGAGCGATTCTCCATTGCGGATTGAGTGAGGTCTTTCGTCTCCATGATGTGCCTCATTAGGTACCATTCatatcaacaataaaaaataataatgaacatATTACCTCCACTGGAAATCGGAAAAGCTCACGATTTCATATTTCCCCCTCGGAAGTCGAAAAATTGGTCGAGTACTTGGAGATTAACCGAGATTATTCAATACCATAACACACCCCAGGATTAGAGAGTTCTGATTGTAGACCAACCGGTCCAGGAACCAACCTGTCATCGGGATTAacttgaaacattttttttttccaacgtgTAACGAGCGCTTGGGCTTATAATGTGTGTAGCAATATAGGAGAATGACGGGGCAGTTTCATTGACAGTTGAAAGAAGATTGAGAaaggatttattttcatttcagtaTTCACTTTTTTCTACCACGCTGTTTTTatgaacataatttttttaccaaaCTCTAGATTTTTATGCTTTTTTTATGACGtatgataaataatataaaaaaaactgtattatcgtttttatttcaggaaaaagAATATAAAAGTGGAGGAGAAGAGATAAAAGAGATCGAGGGAACCCAGCGGCAGATATTAAACGAATCCCGGACgacaccataaaaattttcttctctccccctaccccctttctccctctcttcaCGGACCCTTCAACTATACACACACCGCCAGACCAATCACCCGTGAGGCTTCAGGATGCAGCCAATTAGCCAGGATTTATCGGACGCACCTTCTCCGCAGGGAGGAAAGATGTGAATCCACTAACACTCGTGCGTTTATACGGCCTCTGGGCCTTTGGCttctttattttaaaaaattggtcaCGTTGTTtgtatttggatttttttttatgctggATCATGATGGGATAAAGACATTATATTGTTAGAATCTGGGGAAGAAGCATGTCATTGGATAATATTCCCAGGATTTTACTTAAAATTTCCTGAGGCTAGATATTTATCTTCAGGGATTCTCACGGTTCAAGGCCAAAAAATTGGTATTTGcagggcaattttttttttagaaaattttttctgaccTACTGATATTTGAGAAGGGATTGAGGGAGGGCTAGACCTTAAAATTTTTCCAGGCGATCAACCTGCATTTCACCTCTCGTCTCGTCTGCATTTTCCATCGCGAGACACTCTCTTGTCATCTCATGTCCCTGTCTGACATCTCGCGGGTATCATGGCATCACGAATCATGACCAGAGGTAATCATGACCATATTATCCCTCTTGATACTGGGACAGtctaaaaaattggaaaattttcaagagcAGGACGATCTCGTCAGAGTAGAGTCGTCTGTGTCTTATGGACAGCCTTAAAACACAGTTACTTTGGTCGTATGTATTATGTACATACCTTGTAAGTGAAGCTATCAAGAATAGAATGGTAATGGTAATCATCGCTCGTTTTACCTCCCGTAAACGACTCGGTAGATTAAGAATTCTTcactttcatttgaaaattgacagcACCACAAAGGACGCCGATGCTCTGACGTCCTAATGAAGCAATCATGGGAAGAAGCCTATCAACCCTCTCGGATGGTACATGAGGCTGCGAAAGTTGATGTGTACTACTTCGGTAGAGGAGGATCGGGTAGGCTGAGAGGCGTCGATGGGGCGTGTCCAGAGGCCATTCACGTTCTATCTGTGCCTGGGCCTTCAACAATTGCTTATCTCCGGTATGTATCGCTCCTATATTTTATACTCAGCTATGTGAAGCGAagcaaataaaattatttcgggGAAAATAT
This DNA window, taken from Diachasmimorpha longicaudata isolate KC_UGA_2023 chromosome 8, iyDiaLong2, whole genome shotgun sequence, encodes the following:
- the LOC135165164 gene encoding uncharacterized protein LOC135165164, producing MDSLKTQLLWSYVLCTYLVSEAIKNRMVMHHKGRRCSDVLMKQSWEEAYQPSRMVHEAAKVDVYYFGRGGSGRLRGVDGACPEAIHVLSVPGPSTIAYLRKRITCLFLHVSSVCIWTRTFSENIHLTVICTRHI